In the Wyeomyia smithii strain HCP4-BCI-WySm-NY-G18 chromosome 2, ASM2978416v1, whole genome shotgun sequence genome, one interval contains:
- the LOC129724184 gene encoding zinc finger protein 141-like: MSIFNLDKFPAVCRVCMKPESSSIMLPVDGSFRNLKKNICGVLTDITYHIPKNKSDCLPQSICEVCCEELERFVAYRSRLMLTLRFMEALLDLRDSNPQPLSNLFETSKAELNDFFKNLDLCNKEDPGFEDLLKEFSSYDTVVEKQPIVKVEFLESAIDLLDESQLKDDEKSDSGSDNLDFKDNADYENNLKSDDDWESNEETLCGKSPARYESKKRSLRKKKQSNSTAKKKKKEILTSSESGNDMGKKKRGRPRIHPEGTYLKEPWSCEKCKFRTKYRMAVERHKAVHLKRENRTYTCTECGEVFKTYDEMRSHSMNHPENQVVCEVCGTALKNAYSLKAHMERHEDSRKYCCEYCDYASNTKLALKAHMSIHTKNGWNKRCDVCGVVFRTTSRLKRHMESHDNERKYACEQCPVRFNTTNALRNHYIRVHLAIRHACDYCEKTFDQKIALRDHIERIHHIQCTFICDICVITYDSKQKLDAHKSRHSNPKPMECSVCLTLHLNQDDFNKHLCITYRQDYQCCNKDLRNYIQYNKHMMVKHGLRTNARVKPIPGVLLGELRAARKRLEQCRKCDIAFPSRALKLQHMAVCSQQNQPQASADATTTGGTGSLSF; the protein is encoded by the exons ATGTCGATATTCAATCTGGATAAATTTCCGGCAGTTTGCCGAGTTTGCATGAAACCAGAGAGCAGCAGTATTATGCTACCTGTAGATGGGAGTTTTCGTAATCTTAAGAAAAACATTTGTGGTGTATTAACTGATATTACCTATCATATTCCCaag AACAAGTCTGACTGTCTGCCGCAATCGATCTGTGAAGTTTGCTGCGAAGAGTTGGAGCGATTTGTGGCCTACCGAAGCAGACTGATGTTAACTCTTCGCTTTATGGAAGCTTTGCTGGACCTTCGAGACTCAAACCCGCAACCTTTGTCAAATCTGTTCGAAACGAGCAAAGCAGAACTGAACGACTTTTTCAAAAACCTTGATCTCTGCAATAAGGAGGACCCTGGGTTTGAGGATCTGTTGAAGGAGTTTTCGTCATACGACACGGTAGTGGAAAAACAACCGATTGTTAAAGTGGAATTTTTAGAGTCAGCGATAGATTTGCTAGACGAATCACAATTGAAAGACGATGAGAAATCTGATAGTGGCTCTGATAATTTAGATTTTAAGGACAATGCTGATTATGAAAACAATCTTAAGAGTGATGATGATTGGGAGTCGAATGAGGAAACGCTTTGCGGCAAATCGCCAGCGAGATACGAATCTAAAAAGAGGTCACTACGCAAAAAGAAGCAGAGTAACTCTACggcaaagaaaaagaaaaaagaaatcttAACAAGCAGCGAAAGTGGAAACGACATGGGCAAAAAGAAACGAGGTAGACCCAGAATCCATCCAGAAGGGACATATCTCAAGGAACCCTGGTCTTGTGAAAAGTGTAAATTCAGAACAAAGTATCGAATGGCGGTAGAACGGCACAAAGCGGTCCACTTGAAGCGCGAGAATCGAACCTACACCTGCACGGAATGTGGGGAAGTCTTTAAAACCTACGACGAAATGAGAAGCCACAGCATGAATCATCCTGAAAACCAGGTGGTATGTGAGGTGTGTGGAACGGCGCTGAAAAATGCCTATTCACTCAAAGCTCACATGGAGCGCCACGAGGATAGCAGGAAATACTGCTGCGAGTACTGTGATTATGCGTCTAATACAAAGCTCGCGCTTAAGGCACATATGAGCATTCACACCAAGAACGGCTGGAACAAGCGCTGTGATGTCTGTGGGGTTGTTTTTCGAAC GACAAGTCGTTTGAAGCGCCACATGGAAAGTCATGACAATGAACGGAAGTATGCTTGTGAACAGTGTCCGGTGCGATTCAACACGACTAACGCGTTGAGAAATCACTATATTCGAGTTCACCTAGCAATACGCCATGCTTGCGATTATTGCGAGAAAACTTTCGACCAGAAAATCGCTTTGAGGGATCATATTGAGCGAATACATCAT ATACAATGCACTTTTATTTGTGACATATGTGTTATCACGTACGACAGCAAGCAAAAACTGGATGCTCACAAGAGTCGTCACAGTAATCCCAAACCAATGGAATGTAGTGTCTGTCTTACTTTGCACCTGAATCAAGACGATTTCAATAAGCACCTGTGCATAACATATCGGCAGGATTACCAATGCTGTAACAAGGATCTGCGCAACTACATCCAATACAATAAGCATATGATGGTGAAACATGGTCTGCGAACAAATGCGCGGGTAAAGCCAATCCCGGGCGTACTGTTGGGTGAGCTCAGAGCGGCCCGGAAGCGACTGGAGCAGTGTCGCAAATGCGACATCGCTTTTCCATCCAGGGCGCTTAAGTTGCAACATATGGCCGTTTGCAGTCAGCAAAATCAACCACAAGCTTCCGCCGATGCGACTACCACTGGCGGGACTGGTAGCTTGAGCTTTTAG
- the LOC129724185 gene encoding PR domain zinc finger protein 5-like — protein sequence MNSALLNNFPNLCRGCLKHLPSDQLVSLDCVPIGCNGYSVAECYAEFAPEVVQDDSNMFPSEVCYNCLNELIAFLSFRKRHTFLSKFIAAMAQLRQGKQTLMVDLFFADKDYMQQVLQELELCEGKFLLTDLVDSVEEISKEDVKSDLSIEELYLDDFTEDDDKFVEVEIKSEEEIDDYSDTEQPIEFVEIAHNVVQDTPKKLVNVSKCLVNDSQKQKTSMRPRGRPKGQKAKITEEKQTKEKELVSFDKMFPEVIIPLTDIMDELKNRKDSVLLFDKDCHKSFDNHQNKFRQKKTNYVCPERMCKKKAFGTRAELVQHRKKFHRKNVCEICGETFVSLSGLVNHIQRHVRPTLQCSYCDLTLYTKTELQQHMQRRHIKNKETACSICGLYFADNRILKTHMETHSAERKFSCEFCESTFKTKIHKGRHIDEVHMNKRYTCPHCQNSYGRKDKLRMHLEAKHNIQSYFVCDICLATFNTQDKLDDHKTRHENPKTLECAICLLAFENRKNFKTHSCISYRDDYVCCGRDWKHHHYYNKHQLLVHGVKTNVRVKPDPNNLIGAIRAKRKQQIRCTKCEKPFPSRIKKKLHEQTCSDSSPYSLKSVLIDQ from the exons ATGAATAGCGCTTTGCTAAACAACTTTCCCAATCTTTGCCGGGGCTGCCTTAAGCACCTTCCTTCCGATCAGCTTGTTTCATTAGATTGTGTCCCTATCGGATGCAATGGTTATTCCGTCGCGGAATGCTACGCAGAGTTTGCACCGGAAGTCGTACAA GACGACAGTAATATGTTCCCATCGGAAGTTTGCTACAATTGCTTGAACGAGTTGATAGCTTTTCTGAGCTTCCGGAAGCGGCACACGTTTCTGTCGAAGTTTATCGCTGCGATGGCCCAGTTACGCCAGGGAAAACAAACGTTAATGGTGGATTTGTTCTTCGCCGATAAGGATTACATGCAACAAGTGCTTCAGGAGTTGGAACTTTGTGAGGGTAAATTTCTGCTGACTGATTTAGTTGACAGTGTGGAGGAAATATCGAAGGAGGACGTTAAAAGCGATCTATCTATAGAGGAACTATACTTGGATGATTTTACAGAAGACGATGATAAATTCGTCGAAGTGGAAATTAAAAGTGAAGAGGAAATAGATGACTATTCTGACACGGAACAGCCGATAGAATTCGTTGAAATAGCACATAATGTAGTTCAAGATACTCCTAAAAAATTGGTCAACGTTTCTAAGTGTTTGGTAAATGATTCTCAAAAGCAGAAAACCTCCATGCGACCTAGAGGTCGACCAAAAGGTCAGAAAGCAAAAATCAcagaagagaaacaaaccaaagaGAAAGAGCTAGTCTCGTTTGATAAAATGTTTCCTGAAGTGATCATTCCTTTGACGGATATAATGGATGAATTAAAAAATAGGAAAGATTCAGTACTTTTGTTTGACAAAGATTGCCACAAGTCGTTTGATAATCATCAAAACAAATTTCGACAGAAGAAAACCAACTACGTTTGTCCTGAAAGAATGTGCAAAAAGAAGGCATTCGGTACGCGTGCCGAATTGGTTCAGCACAGGAAAAAGTTTCACCGCAAAAATGTTTGCGAAATTTGCGGGGAAACTTTTGTCAGTTTGTCAGGGTTGGTGAACCACATACAACGCCACGTTCGTCCTACTTTGCAGTGTTCATACTGTGATCTTACATTGTACACCAAGACTGAACTACAGCAGCACATGCAGCGACGGCATATAAAAAACAAGGAAACCGCTTGCTCCATATGTGGGCTGTATTTTGCAGA CAATCGTATTTTGAAAACACATATGGAAACACACTCGGCTGAAAGAAAATTCAGTTgtgaattttgcgaatcaacgttcaaaacaaaaattcacaAAGGGCGCCACATTGATGAGGTACACATGAACAAACGGTACACCTGTCCACATTGCCAGAATTCGTACGGTCGCAAGGATAAATTGCGAATGCATTTGGAAGCAAAGCACAAT ATACAGTCTTACTTTGTGTGTGACATCTGTTTGGCCACGTTCAACACTCAGGACAAGTTGGATGACCATAAAACGCGTCATGAAAATCCTAAAACGCTGGAATGTGCTATTTGTTTGCTGGCGTTTGAGAATCGGAAGAACTTCAAAACTCATTCTTGCATCTCCTATCG TGACgattatgtttgctgtggtcgAGATTGGAAGCATCACCACTATTACAACAAGCACCAACTGCTGGTACATGGTGTAAAGACCAACGTGCGGGTTAAGCCTGATCCAAACAACCTTATAGGCGCAATACGTGCCAAGCGG aAACAACAAATTCGATGTACAAAATGTGAAAAACCATTTCCTAGTCGAATTAAGAAAAAACTGCATGAGCAAACATGCTCGGACAGCTCACCGTATAGTTTGAAGTCGGTTCTGATTGATCagtga
- the LOC129723456 gene encoding zinc finger protein 723-like, which yields MIVFKLERFPLVCRMCLKPATDTGMVSLDKTDPLFDGSMQDFITTVTFEIAKSKIPLLPQMACQQCVELLKFFAKYRMKLLNLHLFMNSLIELKSSNSAPMIDLFRSKPNQLAMLFKDLDLCTKSKVFVEDLIKEFPTYHIANMTTTNKENMQDEQIVDPLENGPSAFYAEECTADELAELIPQQVSNQKKANEDEHYQLFEVNEADEELGCIPVKKTAKRDRRKELLHCDKCKFVTYYPANFRNHRAVHIKRENKVYMCHHIGCSEKFKDARSRNRHYFNVHKPHVCDTCGLQFSNLSGLQTHKTRHLSLFNHCCTYCGHRANTKQDLRTHVNTKHNAAYFFACEICGLQFKRKSIMIDHMETHTNARKYKCTRCDKSFQKYSSLDRHKKTVHENRRIPCEHCDRTFLKREVLRDHIEYVHNIQTHFTCDVCLQLFYEQETLNAHKLRHENPKENECKTCLAVFTSSDTMKNHLCISYRDDYICCGRDYRYHYQYNKHVLIKHGKRINARVKPDPYHLLGYLRYKRKRIETCPKCETTFNTRNQKKLHMETCVGPAEDDQMGQDIEHVE from the exons ATGATCGTTTTCAAACTAGAACGCTTCCCGTTAGTATGCCGCATGTGTCTTAAACCTGCGACCGACACAGGAATGGTTTCATTGGACAAAACTGATCCACTTTTTGATGGCAGCATGCAGGATTTTATCACGACAGTAACTTTCGAAATTGCAAAG TCCAAAATTCCTCTGCTCCCTCAAATGGCTTGCCAACAATGCGTCGAATTACTTAAATTTTTCGCTAAATATCGCATGAAGCTGCTTAATCTTCACCTTTTCATGAATTCACTGATAGAATTGAAGAGTTCCAACTCGGCACCAATGATTGATCTGTTTCGAAGTAAACCCAATCAGCTCGCGATGTTATTCAAGGATCTTGATTTATGTACAAAGAGCAAAGTGTTTGTTGAGGATCTTATAAAAGAATTCCCAACCTATCATATTGCAAACATGACAACCACCAATAAGGAAAATATGCAGGATGAACAAATCGTCGACCCTTTAGAAAACGGTCCATCAGCTTTCTATGCCGAAGAATGTACTGCTGATGAATTGGCCGAGCTGATCCCTCAACaagtttcaaatcaaaaaaaagCAAATGAAGACGAACACTATCAGCTTTTTGAGGTGAATGAAGCAGATGAGGAACTAGGATGTATCCCCGTAAAAAAGACAGCTAAAAGGGATAGGCGAAAGGAACTACTTCACTGTGACAAGTGCAAGTTTGTTACGTACTATCCTGCAAATTTCCGTAACCATCGGGCTGTTCATATAAAACGAGAAAATAAAGTTTACATGTGCCATCACATTGGATGCTCAGAAAAGTTCAAAGATGCTCGATCCCGCAATAGACACTACTTCAATGTTCATAAACCTCATGTTTGTGATACATGCGGATTGCAGTTTTCGAACCTCTCTGGACTGCAAACTCACAAAACACGTCATTTGAGCCTATTCAACCATTGCTGTACCTACTGTGGCCATCGCGCCAATACCAAACAGGATCTTCGCACTCACGTGAACACTAAGCATAATGCCGCTTACTTTTTTGCTTGTGAAATATGTGGCTTGCAGTTTAAACG GAAGTCAATAATGATAGACCATATGGAAACGCACACTAATGCCAGAAAGTACAAGTGCACTCGATGTGATAAATCATTTCAGAAGTACTCCTCTCTTGATCGGCATAAAAAAACGGTTCACGAAAACAGACGCATACCTTGCGAACATTGCGATCGAACATTTCTCAAACGAGAAGTACTGCGAGATCACATTGAGTATGTACACAat ATTCAAACTCACTTCACCTGTGATGTGTGTCTACAGCTGTTCTACGAACAAGAAACGTTAAATGCACACAAGCTGCGCCACGAAAACCCTAAAGAAAATGAATGTAAAACATGTTTGGCTGTTTTCACTTCAAGTGATACGATGAAAAATCATTTATGTATTTCCTATCG CGATGATTACATATGTTGCGGAAGGGACTACAGGTATCATTATCAGTACAACAAACACGTGCTAATCAAGCACGGAAAAAGAATAAATGCACGCGTTAAACCCGACCCTTATCATCTACTCGGGTACCTTCGATACAAAAGG aaacgtATTGAAACCTGTCCAAAATGCGAAACTACATTTAACACCAGGAATCAGAAGAAGCTCCATATGGAAACATGTGTTGGTCCAGCAGAAGATGACCAAATGGGCCAAGATATCGAACATGTTGAATAA
- the LOC129723457 gene encoding zinc finger protein 99-like: MVVYKLEQFPFVCRMCLKPETKKGMIPLSQKDPVFDGSIQDFITAITFEVAEPNCVLLPRAVCQQCLELLKFFAKFRLKMLNMHHFMNSLIELKNSNSSPMINLFETKRDQLTILFKDLDLCTKKDVTIKELLDEFPNYHIAKLAVDDKITLQHGPIKDPTKNVQLLEECTADELAEMIFRSVRSESEKLDEENPTPTEKALEKYRKEEPLKCQKCKYSTHFPANFRNHQAVHLKKEEKTYECVHSGCTEVFNDSRSRSKHYRSVHKTHVCDVCGVRFAHANRLTVHKERHLNLLSYCCTYCDHRCNTKSDLTTHINVKHNAAYFFACVICGVRFKRKSAMKDHMNGHNDERKYKCNQCDKSFHKLSALRRHKKMVHENFRRSCEHCQQTFFQSEMLRDHIEYVHGIQVRFICDICLHVFYDQDSLNTHKLRHANPKELECGVCLDVFTSSDLMKEHLCITYRDDYICCGKNFWYHLSYNKHMLVEHGVRTNVRVKPDPNHLFGYIRSTRTKKPIRNCPKCSAIFTTIYQKREHLKVCDGPLPTNKKRKKTKPTAETNASSSIAIVQQ, from the exons ATGGTAGTTTATAAACTAGAGCAATTTCCTTTTGTGTGCCGGATGTGTCTGAAGCCTGAGACTAAAAAAGGAATGATTCCACTGAGTCAAAAGGATCCAGTTTTCGACGGAAGTATACAGGATTTTATTACGGCGATAACTTTCGAAGTTGCGGAG CCAAACTGTGTCCTTCTTCCACGAGCAGTTTGTCAACAGTGTTTGGAATTGCTTAAGTTTTTCGCTAAGTTTCGCTTGAAGATGCTTAATATGCATCATTTTATGAATTCACTGATAGAGCTGAAAAATTCCAACTCGTCACCAATGATCAATCTGTTCGAAACAAAACGCGATCAGCTTACGATTTTATTCAAGGATCTTGATTTATGCACTAAGAAAGATGTTACTATAAAGGAGTTGTTAGATGAATTTCCAAACTATCACATTGCGAAACTGGCCGTGGATGATAAAATAACTTTGCAGCATGGACCAATTAAAGATCCTACGAAGAATGTACAGTTACTGGAGGAATGTACTGCTGATGAATTGGCCGAGATGATTTTTAGGTCTGTAAGAAGTGAAAGCGAGAAATTGGACGAAGAGAACCCCACTCCAACAGAAAAAGCATTGGAAAAATACCGGAAGGAAGAACCACTCAAATGTCAGAAGTGCAAGTACAGTACGCACTTTCCAGCGAATTTTCGGAACCATCAAGCTGTGCATTTGAAAAAGGAAGAGAAAACCTACGAGTGCGTTCACAGTGGATGCACGGAGGTGTTCAACGATTCTCGATCCCGTTCCAAACATTATCGAAGTGTTCACAAGACCCATGTTTGTGATGTATGTGGAGTTCGATTCGCACACGCCAACAGATTGACTGTCCACAAAGAACGTCATCTGAATTTATTGAGCTATTGTTGCACTTACTGCGATCATCGATGCAATACTAAATCGGACCTTACGACGCACATTAATGTGAAACATAATGCAGCTTACTTTTTCGCTTGTGTAATATGCGGGGTTCGATTCAAACG GAAATCGGCAATGAAGGACCACATGAATGGTCATAACGACGAACGCAAATACAAATGTAACCAGTGTGATAAAAGCTTTCATAaattgagcgctttgaggcgcCATAAAAAGATGGTTCATGAAAATTTTCGTAGATCTTGTGAGCATTGCCAGCAAACGTTTTTCCAGTCGGAAATGTTACGGGATCACATCGAGTACGTACACggg attcaaGTTCGTTTTATATGCGACATTTGTCTACATGTGTTCTACGATCAAGATTCGTTAAATACGCACAAACTGCGTCACGCCAACCCAAAGGAACTTGAATGTGGAGTCTGTTTGGATGTTTTCACTTCGAGTGATCTGATGAAAGAACATTTGTGTATTACTTACCG TGATGATTACATATGTTGTGGCAAGAACTTCTGGTATCACCTTAGCTACAATAAACACATGCTGGTGGAGCATGGAGTTAGGACGAACGTGCGTGTCAAACCTGATCCTAACCACCTTTTCGGCTACATTCGCAGCACTCGAACAAAG aaacctatTCGAAACTGCCCGAAGTGCTCTGCTATATTCACTACCATATATCAGAAGAGGGAGCATTTAAAAGTATGCGATGGTCCGCTTCCAACTaacaaaaaacggaaaaagacCAAGCCAACAGCGGAAACTAATGCATCCTCAAGCATAGCCATTGTCCAACAATGA
- the LOC129723455 gene encoding zinc finger protein 287-like, protein MTIFKLERFPHVCRSCLQPRAKEDITVLSEYSEKHGSKLIDVLDELTFPIPKELDALTPGGICTHCLADLDRFLDYRKRLNYVLKFIFGLAQIKNGNVTTLKELFNDDNDYILSLLRELRILEKDELRLDDLLSEFSKYEISSMTDVKKESQDDDFNTDFLEDSLVKVEVDEGGMLVEYLETSAKRKRGRPKLKTNDSVKTKKKVGRPRKIIEASDEDDEALEQSKNASDQLQDILAEEEMEENDMIIERLSNASEHFVDHDLTEILENTDSQFQDDIDSDGEFQLDESLLSESRPRQHRRISHRGQKKGDLQQCTKCKFKTYYPKTFKAHMDKHIQREHYPQTQRCKRCDLHFDTKKELDKHKRLEHRDFMCDTCGLSFEQKFALETHRKRHENVRQFKCEYCPMEYYTRPEMLLHVKQVHLNAFQVKCTDCGLSFKTKSTLNQHIKTHTNQRTHTCSVCGYGFKSYTHLNRHIKSVHQDVRYNCEHCEISYGRKDKLRMHMEKVHNIQTYFVCEICLQSYNAKDKLDEHKAHHENPKPLQCGICLAAYMAQDEFDNHLCITYKENYICCNRDFKYHFYYNKHMFLAHGMKTNVRVKPAEGLLLGQVRAMRKQAERCPKCEQEFPTRNQKKQHMISCRGPNTALAVHCANDDSSIIVPGPASTATSTTTYEIEFIENFENKDIVVHKVEAI, encoded by the exons ATGACGATTTTTAAACTTGAACGTTTCCCTCACGTCTGCCGGTCCTGTCTGCAACCGAGAGCCAAAGAAGATATTACCGTACTGAGCGAATACAGCGAAAAACACGGTTCCAAACTAATTGATGTTCTGGACGAACTGACCTTTCCTATTCCTAAG GAATTAGATGCTTTAACGCCTGGCGGAATTTGCACGCATTGTTTAGCGGATCTGGACCGTTTTCTGGACTACAGGAAACGACTCAACTACGTGTTGAAATTTATCTTTGGCCTAGCTCAGATAAAAAACGGCAACGTTACAACTCTAAAGGAGCTGTTTAATGATGATAATGATTACATCCTTTCGCTGCTGAGGGAGCTTCGCATTTTGGAGAAAGACGAATTACGATTGGATGATTTATTGAGTGAATTCTCCAAGTATGAGATAAGTTCGATGACAGACGTTAAAAAAGAAAGCCAAGATGATGATTTCAATACGGACTTTTTGGAAGACTCGCTAGTCAAGGTAGAAGTCGATGAAGGAGGCATGCTggttgaatatcttgaaacgtCTGCTAAGCGCAAAAGGGGTCGCCCCAAATTAAAAACCAACGACAGCGTGAAGACGAAGAAAAAAGTTGGCCGACCAAGAAAAATTATCGAAGCTTCAGATGAAGACGATGAAGCTTTGGAGCAGTCCAAGAATGCATCAGACCAGCTGCAGGATATTCTAGCCGAGGAAGAAATGGAAGAGAATGATATGATAATCGAGCGGCTGTCGAACGCGTCCGAACACTTTGTCGATCATGATCTGACAGAAATTCTTGAAAACACTGACAGTCAATTTCAGGACGATATCGACTCTGATGGTGAGTTTCAGCTGGATGAATCCTTGCTGTCGGAGAGCCGCCCGCGGCAGCACCGACGAATTTCGCACCGGGGTCAAAAGAAAGGTGATCTGCAGCAGTGCACTAAGTGTAAATTTAAAACTTACTACCCAAAGACGTTTAAAGCACACATGGATAAACATATACa AAGGGAACATTATCCGCAGACTCAAAGATGCAAGCGATGTGATTTACACTTCGACACGAAGAAAGAGCTGGACAAACACAAACGCCTCGAGCATCGCGATTTCATGTGTGACACCTGCGGGTTATCGTTCGAGCAAAAGTTTGCGCTGGAAACGCATCGAAAACGCCATGAAAATGTCCGTCAGTTCAAGTGTGAGTACTGCCCTATGGAGTACTACACGCGACCGGAAATGCTGCTGCACGTGAAGCAGGTGCACTTGAACGCCTTCCAGGTCAAGTGTACCGATTGTGGTTTAAGCTTTAAGACGAAATCGACCCTGAATCAGCACATCAAAACTCACACCAACCAGCGAACGCACACTTGTAGCGTTTGCGGGTACGGCTTTAAATCATACACCCACTTGAATCGGCATATCAAATCGGTGCACCAGGATGTGCGGTATAATTGCGAGCACTGTGAAATATCTTACGGCCGGAAGGATAAATTACGGATGCACATGGAAAAGGTGCACAAT ATTCAAACCTATTTTGTTTGTGAGATTTGTCTGCAGTCTTACAATGCGAAGGATAAACTGGATGAGCATAAAGCTCATCATGAGAATCCCAAACCCTTGCAGTGTGGCATCTGCCTAGCTGCATATATGGCACAGGATGAGTTCGACAATCACCTTTGTATCACTTACAA agaaaatTACATCTGTTGCAATCGCGACTTCAAATATCATTTTTACTATAACAAGCACATGTTTTTGGCTCACGGTATGAAGACCAATGTTAGAGTCAAACCAGCGGAAGGTTTACTTCTGGGACAGGTTCGAGCCATGAGG AAACAAGCCGAGCGGTGTCCGAAATGTGAGCAAGAATTTCCTACCCGTAATCAGAAGAAACAGCACATGATTTCGTGCCGCGGTCCAAACACTGCCCTGGCGGTACATTGTGCGAACGATGATTCTTCCATCATAGTGCCAGGTCCTGCGTCTACGGCGACCTCAACCACAACCTACGAAATCGAGTTTATCGAAAACTTCGAAAATAAAGATATTGTTGTGCACAAGGTGGAAGCTATCTAG